From Erigeron canadensis isolate Cc75 chromosome 8, C_canadensis_v1, whole genome shotgun sequence, one genomic window encodes:
- the LOC122578627 gene encoding 60S ribosomal protein L6, mitochondrial-like → MEAQFFRFLKIVGVGFKARAESEGRLLFLKLGYSHEVELTVPPAVRVFCFKPNIVCCTGIDKQRVHQFAAAVRSCKPPEVYKGKGIMYIDEVIKKKQGKKSK, encoded by the coding sequence ATGGAAGCACAATTTTTTCGGTTTCTCAAGATAGTGGGAGTCGGTTTCAAAGCGAGAGCAGAATCAGAAGGccgtttattatttttaaagcTCGGGTACAGTCACGAGGTAGAATTAACAGTGCCTCCTGCTGTTAGAGTGTTTTGTTTCAAACCCAATATCGTTTGTTGCACGGGTATAGACAAGCAAAGGGTCCACCAGTTTGCTGCTGCTGTTCGTAGTTGTAAACCCCCCGAGGTTTACAAAGGCAAAGGTATCATGTATATTGACGAggttataaagaaaaaacaaggCAAGAAGTCAAAATAA